One Coprobacter fastidiosus genomic window, ACCTCCGATAGTTCCGGGTGTATAGCACATCGATCCGTTAGTCCATTCAGACAAACCCTTAACAGCTCGGAATCGCTCGGTCTCATCCTCGATCATCAATGCCGCATAAAGTCTCGGCAAATGCAAAGTGTACCAAGTATCGACCAACTCATCCCGATTTATATCATAAGGCTGACGGGTCTCTGCCAATCCACTCCAATATTGAATTAATTGCAACGCCTCATCCCAACGACTTTCAGACTTAAGATAATCTTTCATCATCCACACGGCTTTAGGCATATCCCGGTTAAAATAACCGAAATGGTGATTTGTCCCCATACCGCTTCCATAAGCATACCCTTGATCCAAAGCATAATCGAACACCAACATAAAATTCTCGGCTGCCGATGAATTTCCATTAAAGTAATAATCCATAGCAAAACCGAGCATCATATCATTCACATCCTGACACCCGATATCTCCAGACTCTTTTTCCTGATCTGTGTACAAAGGTTTTCCCGAAATAAAACCGGTAGAAACATCCCGCTTAATTCCCGCAGCAGAAAGTTTCGAAGATGCATTCGCAATAGTAGTATTGTTCACCTTACCGAATAAAGCAGTTTGTACCGTAGTAGTCATCTCACGCAATTCGGCCAACTCCGACGTTGTAGGAACAAGATCTTTCAATTCATCCGAATACGAAAATTGTTCCCACTCCCACAACCGTCCCCAGTGCCAAAAATCACGGGTAAGGAAACGATTATTTTTCGGAATTTGAGCATCCGGAGTAGCTTGTTTGTTTATATTACTCGAAAAGTCCCAACGGTCAAAATAAAGCGTACCGCTTTCTACCCCTTCCGGAGCTTTTATCGTTAATTCGTCAATATCTTGTTGCGTCGGCTGCACATCATCCGACTCTCCGGGCACCCACATATCCGAAAAGGCTATCCAGCAAGCACGCCAGCCTGTAAAATTTAAATTAAAGTCAAATGTATATACCCGCACCGTCTTATTCCTAAATATAAATTGCAACGATTTTCCGGGCATTGCCTTCGGAGAATAGATCCACATTCGCAAACCGCCCCGATTACTGAATGCCTTAATCGCATACGGAATATTTACCTCATCATTTACTCGGAAAAGCGCTCCGGTAGCCGTCCAATCCCAACGAAGAGATTTTGTTCCCATTTTGGCATGGTCGGACGAAACAGATAACGTTCCTTTTTGTATATCGTTGATAGTTGTCGGAATCACTCCGTCCTCAAAATCATATTGTATCCCATAGACAGATACGGAGAATATAAAAACAAAAAACGAAATAAATATTTTTTTCATGAGTAAGGGGTGTTTTTACGGTTAGAAAGAAAAGTACGGGTAATCCGGTCGGATTACCCGTGCCATTAAGCAAATACAAAATAGTAAATTAACGGATAATCACTTTTTCTGAAACGGATTTACCGTTTGCAATTACCTGAATAATATAAGAACCTTTTCTCAAATCGATATTTGTATTACCTTCTGAAATTTGTTTATTCCCGAGCAATGAACCGCTAACCATATCATAAATATTTACGATTGCCTCAGTAGCCGACAAAACAGAAACTTGCGTACCGGTAGCAATTACCTTAATGCCGGATTTATCGGTTACAGCAGGCACTGATATTCCTGAAGTCGGATCATTTTCGGCAAACATTACAATATCGTCGATCCAAAATGTCTTTCCGGTAGTATTACAACTGAATGCGAAGTAAGGAGTTACCATATTGTCTGTACCTTCAAAAACAAACGTATACGGAGTCCATTCGGTAGTCAGTGTCGCCATAGGCGTTCCTTCTTTAGGAGATTTTTTATCTTCAGCAAGATAAGAACCTAAACCTAAAGCCGTAGATTCTTTTTCCCCGTCATAGAATAAACCGTAAACGGTCTCTCCGCCTTCCGCACCTTTCGCCCAAAAACGAACGGTTACTTTATTATCCGTAGCTTTCAGATAAGTTACAGGCGCTTGAGAGCGGCACTGATAAAATTCTTTTTCAAGGTCTGGAGCAGGTGTATATTTCCCAGATTTAATACCGCCATGAACATTTCCTTCAGCATCATCTTGGGCCCAATCCATTCCTCCGTTTTTACTCCAATTATAAGTCGTTTCAAATCCCGGATTTCCTAAATAAGCCGGGGTCAGAAAAACATTATCGATATACCATTCTGCCGAATTTGCTGAAAATCCGAACGCAAGTATCGCATCATCCACAGCCTCAGACAAAGTAATGTCAAATCTCAAAGTCATAAGAGTTACCCCCGCGCTTGTATTGATCTTCTGTGCAGCAGGAAGATACACGTTATTTGCTGTTGTGGTAGCCCCATCTGCAGACAGATCGACGCCTTTCAATATACCGACACTGAAAGTTCTTGTTTCAGCAGTATTCACGGCACAGATATCAAGCGTCAACGTATATTTTTGAGCGGTCAAAGATGGTAAAGAGGTATAGACTCCGCCATTAAAACGATTTTTCAAATTAGTATCAGTGGTATTATCCCCAGCGCCATTACTTTTCACATGAAGAATACCGTCCGATACCTCGCAAGTCGCCACGGATCCACCAT contains:
- a CDS encoding T9SS type A sorting domain-containing protein is translated as MKRILLVTAAVLFGMNMSAQNLVSNSMFDTDMTGWTQYSRNGGSVATCEVSDGILHVKSNGAGDNTTDTNLKNRFNGGVYTSLPSLTAQKYTLTLDICAVNTAETRTFSVGILKGVDLSADGATTTANNVYLPAAQKINTSAGVTLMTLRFDITLSEAVDDAILAFGFSANSAEWYIDNVFLTPAYLGNPGFETTYNWSKNGGMDWAQDDAEGNVHGGIKSGKYTPAPDLEKEFYQCRSQAPVTYLKATDNKVTVRFWAKGAEGGETVYGLFYDGEKESTALGLGSYLAEDKKSPKEGTPMATLTTEWTPYTFVFEGTDNMVTPYFAFSCNTTGKTFWIDDIVMFAENDPTSGISVPAVTDKSGIKVIATGTQVSVLSATEAIVNIYDMVSGSLLGNKQISEGNTNIDLRKGSYIIQVIANGKSVSEKVIIR